The Pararge aegeria chromosome 21, ilParAegt1.1, whole genome shotgun sequence genomic sequence GGAGAAAATCCGgaatgttctccataatgttctcaaaggtgtgttaagtctaccaattcatATTTTGCTTGTGTGGTGGACCTAATCCCTTCACATTCTGAGAGCAAACCTGTGCTCTGTAGCGGGCTAGTAATATGTTGATATTTTGGATGATGatcaaagtatataattataagtcACACCGTATGAATCTGTTTGGTTATCCACAAATCTCAAGGTTCACtccatttattttcaatatacttattaaataaagaataataaaaaattacacccAAAACAATAGTGCGTTGGGTTTATGGTTTAGTATTGGCCTAGTCATCatccccttacatgagtgtgtaagaaaggcagctgccagagaggagtggcaatggatagtcaagcgtgccacaacactTAAGTGACGACCACAACCGCTCTAACAaaagcgaaccgactgagaagaagaagatcaaGATGATAGTAGGATTTTGAGAGCAGCTTTGTAACTGCTTTTCCAGGAAGATAATAAGATGAAGACATtgaaaaagagattttttttgaGGTAGTAGCTATGTAGGGCTTGAAGTCATGTCAGACATTGGTCAGTTGCTAATTAAACTGGCTGTACTAGTACTAGTGTTCTAACCACCAATACTAGTTTGAGGCCTGTGTTGCCTAGCTATCCTTATATGTTTGTGCAGTGCAATGACAAAACCATTGGTGTTTCTACCAATTTTTAAACAATGAGTTATAGCACAGAGTTTTAAGGTTCTTTGCCTGAATAAAACTACcgattattaagtattttacaaATCTAATTGTTGGGATATAACATACCTTTGTTAATTCCGATGAAACCACCCATAGCACactaacaagaaataaaataaacagtccAAAAGCAAATTTTCTCTTACTAAAGTTCTGAACATcatctttagaatttttgttatttgatgtCACACGAAAATAATTATGGCATAAAGTCAACATTAAGGATACgtatttagttattaatattcTGAATTGAAGGAGATTATGTCTTGCTTGTGTCCATTCAGGAATCAGTAATGTTCATTGAATGATGGAAAGAATAACGTATAATGTTCATCTATATATCCACAATAATGCATACACTTCAATTCACAGGAAAAACCTTTAGTTAACGAATTTTAAATCGTAAGTGCAAGTACTTCTTTATTAGTGGGCGAAATGAGAGTCTCAGTAATGGCTTTATTAGTGTGATAATGATAAGAGTTTTGTTTCCCGAACACAAATATCAccgataaaaatgatatttccTCAAAAAACCAATACCAATCTTGTCATTGTCAAattactatggagggtagaggtaaggagagtcatctgtgtatatgaaaaagtgtcgtcaaaatgtattaaattaggatggcgccatatttgcatcagggtaactcttaaaagaagcgccaaatataaatattgttagagtaggaacttgaaaaataaacaaggaagtatggagatacaaggaagtaaggttatattaaccacaatattttgtacaacgtaagttgttgaaattctcaataattaactactttagtcgataatgacattaaattttttaactcggcatacttcaattcatctacgattgctacattcataccataccctgtgcatccaccagcgccattgtggaggatttttgaactgttatttagcgcaacaactggacactttttcaacttttctcccatataagatgactctccttacctctaccctccatacaaaTTACGAAAGTTTAATGTCAAGTGTACACCACAGATAACTGCAATTATTGTCTAAAATACCGGAAATTacaatagatataaaatagtacatttaaatatttatcaaaagaaaTTAATGCATGCCTAATATTGTATATCGGTCAGGAAATCATAGCTTCACACACATAGTccataataataactaataactacaaaaagttAAGCTTTAGTAAAATATCGTTAATAAAgttgattgatttatttatttattaaatttggttgTAAGATTTTTGATCGGAACGCACTAACACTTGTTCACAAACTCAAGCTgtcaaaagttaaataaatgggCGGCTTTAAGGTCAATCATCTTTGCTGGTTCTAAAgaggataaattaaaaaacaacattaaataaatattttatatttcgcaGATGCAATATTTTTCTAAccttaaaaagtaaataaaaagcaataaaaatcgTGTAGTTGGTACAgtacttgttattatttataataagtaataatggaTGTTGTTAAAGTAGTTGGTAAATATCTTAATACACCTGTTGGTACAGTATGCTATAACACCGACAAAGTACGTGtacaaataaaacttctttCATGAcgtaaaaatcaataataatcaatacaaaattccaaataataaaaatatttcttacagGTTTTAACAACAGTATTAGATAAAGAAAATGTTGAAGGTTTTGCCTCCATCATATTGCGACTAGCGACAAAGAGTGGTATTTCCATGAGTCAAGTACAAACATTGCTGAGTTATCAGTGGTTGGAACATTTGTCAATGTATGCAAACCAGGCGCATGCTAATACTAATTTCGCTTTAATATTTCTCCAGGTATTTCTGATTGAACATTCATTAGTTAAACCAACaccttataaatgcgaaagtgtgtctatcAGTTGCAGTTCCTGAGATTACCtgcacacacacataaatatttgcAAAAATTTTGTCAACATTGTCTTGTGTATTGAAGAATTTaagtattggtaaaaaatatttttaatatttgtattttcaataatattgactgtgttGGTAGCCTTATCTTTGCATTGCTAAACCAATCTGGATGAATATTGGTAAAGGCATACTGAAATGGACACACTAGTTGCATTGTCAAAACTATCAGCACAGAGTACTGAAATCATTTGTGGGTATAAACTTTTATAACCAGTTTTAGAACTGCCTTTGCCTTTGAAAACTACCACTGAGGTAACATATAGCTTCTCAGCAGAATCAGACCACAGTAGAGCCACGAGAACCTAACAAAATTGGGATTTCAATCAATACCAATTATGGTATCTTAATACTTTTCATTGGTTTGATTTTGTACTAAAGGCACAAATATtcatttaactatttttaaatattttagtggCATAGAAAATCCaacgtaaaataaatatctattaataCATCTAttactaattgttgttttacCAAATCAAGAAACTAAACAATAATTGATACCTTCTAGTAGACATGCTTTTTCAATGAAATTCTCAAAGAAGTTCTGCCCTCTTTACAATGTGGTAAAGAGGGCAGAACTTCTTTGAGAATTCTTTTACctgtattttctttattgttcCAGGGATTAAACAAGGGTTTacagaaaaatacatttttgacaGGAAATCATTTGACGATAGCTGATGTTGCAGCATATCATTCAATTTATCCTATGAtggtaagtaaaatataattgagAAATTGTACCTTTTCTTCATTGTAGATACCACTAAACAAACTGTCTAATGGTGATTATTAGTTCTGATTTTGATCCTGGGCGACAATTGTTAGGGATGAATGAATAAATCAATGATTTAATGAGTATGCTTGTATAGTGATTCTTCGAGTCAACAGCACTGTTTTGGAAATGTAGCAAAGATGCTGTATTGTGCCtacatataaaaaatcattttttttcagGAACGCCTTTCGATTTTGGAGCAGGAATCTCTCGTACATGTGTGCAGATGGATAAAACACTTACAATCTAAGCCTAAAGTATGTGTAAACAAGCCTCCATTaacattaaatacattaaacttaTCAATTTTAGCTCCAGCGGTGCATTAAGCATCTAAAATTAAGAACCATGCTTTATTGCCCATTCCTGGGCCAATAAATTTACTTGCTTTATTACTGTGTGTGTGAAAttgaaaacaataaacttttttatttatttatttgcagttttatttttacaaatgtacAGAGTAAAGACTAAAGTAttgttactattttatttaattgtgacCTATGTTAGCATGAGTGTAAGTAATGATGtctttttaatacttataccGTAAGAATAAAGTCAGagtaaaatatacctaaagGCTTTGTTAACCTAGTGATTAGTAGGGAGTACCTTTcctgattttatttgttttttttctatttctaaaaCATATTTGACACTAAAAGTAATGATTTGATGattgtttttgacgacctccttggcgcaacggtgagcactgtgaatttaagtatgaggtctcgggttcgattcccggcaggggatatttgggaatttattatttcagaattttctctggtttgttctggtgggaggctttggccgtggctagttaccaccctaccgacaaagccatgccgctaagcgatttagtgttcagcagcggcgtgcacttggtttcttaccagggtatgcatgcagccggaaaattgcataaaacgacaaaaatcctcctcttataccagtgatatatttttttgggtaggcagtgcttttgcgcatatatgaagtgaacgccactgGTGTTcagttgcgatgtcgcgtagaaactgaatatgactaccatacaccctaacaggtcagtccgctaccatcttagactgaattatcatttaccaccaggtcagattgcagtcaagggctaacttgtaggggaagaaaaaaaaagtcatagcaataataaactttacatgCCCGAGAATTCGCCATTATGTTCTCTGGGGCGTATGAAGTCAACCTttgccagcgtgatggactatagcctaaacccttctcattctgaggggagacccgtgccctatagtgggtctATAATGGGAtatttatgataatgatgaaatccttaaaaaaagtaggtacttcTAAATGTATTagtttaagtacctactactgaataagcaaattgtttttgtacttaTAACATACCTCTTAGTATGCGGAGTGCAGACCTAGGAAGCAAGATTAGGTAGGTATCTTCTTATTTATACAGACTAAAAAAAGCTGTCTTCAAACAATCCTAAAACAGCGGAATAAAGTTAAATtctttgtacctacctatctgcGTACAAACGAATTGGTTTTTACAAGcaacaaaaaacacaaatttattactttttattagctttaaaACTGGTTTTGATTACTACCAAAAGCATTATAATACGAATGGTAAAACCTGCCTTTTGTCTAAACTCATCTAAATTTTATTACGCCGCCTGCGCCGTGAGTGTCATTAAGCACAACTTTCTCCACGAAATGGACCAATAAAACCATTTGAGATCGTTAATAAGTTAAAGTATAATAAACCCGTCCCGTATAAATCTGGAATGAAATCCGACTACCTCCTGGCGCAACTGCGCTGCGGTTTCAACTTAGAGGTCCAGGTTTTTTATGGTCTGGTCAAGTGGGatgcttcggtcgtggctagttaccaccaagCGCTTTATTTTTGTTCGGTACTACATCACGTAGAGACCGATTATTTAAGGGTATAAAATACTCGTAACTGCgattgccatacccctaacatgttagcccgttaccatcttagactgcaccatcacttagcatctggtgagattgcagtcaaggactaacttgtggGAAAATAAAAACCAGGTTAGCTTTCAAAACCTAGGTAAAA encodes the following:
- the LOC120633166 gene encoding uncharacterized protein LOC120633166: MDVVKVVGKYLNTPVGTVCYNTDKVLTTVLDKENVEGFASIILRLATKSGISMSQVQTLLSYQWLEHLSMYANQAHANTNFALIFLQGLNKGLQKNTFLTGNHLTIADVAAYHSIYPMMERLSILEQESLVHVCRWIKHLQSKPKVCVNKPPLTLNTLNLSILAPAVH